GATGTGCAAGCGCGAGGAGGGGCTTGAGGACAAGATTGCGCTTATCGGTATAGAGATTAAGAGGTTCCGGGACGGAGAGATAAAGCCGAAAATCCAGGAAAACATAAGGAAGAAGACCTGCTTTTTCATCCATGACTCATCGCTTAACCCTGATGAATGGTTTCTCCAGGTGCATCTGATAAATTATGCAATAAAATTCTCCTCAGCTTCAGAGCTTATTGACATCTTTCCATACCTTCCTTTCAGCAGGCAGGACAGGAAGGATGAGTCAAGGGTTCCAATAAGCGCAAGAAGCATTGCAGATGCGCTCTGCCTTTACGCGAACAGAGTTATAACAGTGGATGTCCACGCACCCCAGATTCAGGGCTTCTACAACCTGCCTTTTGACAATCTTCTGAGCTTTCCCTATGCTGTCAAGCAGATTTTTGACAAGCATCCTGAGCTTTTGGAAGAGGAGCTTGCCATAATGACCCCTGATGCAGGGGGAACTTTGAGGGCAAGCACATTTAAGGATAAGATT
The genomic region above belongs to Candidatus Woesearchaeota archaeon and contains:
- the prs gene encoding ribose-phosphate diphosphokinase, which codes for MTSLIDKPFAILANPEGRCWKFAEEVYSKVKKMCKREEGLEDKIALIGIEIKRFRDGEIKPKIQENIRKKTCFFIHDSSLNPDEWFLQVHLINYAIKFSSASELIDIFPYLPFSRQDRKDESRVPISARSIADALCLYANRVITVDVHAPQIQGFYNLPFDNLLSFPYAVKQIFDKHPELLEEELAIMTPDAGGTLRASTFKDKIVTNYNKETNLIVGYKQRPKAGEVSNDYRIAGDAEGRNVIIIDDIIDSGNTLVKASQALKNANANKIYTYSTHALFTDGFSTVKPYFERVFVSNTRMPAISDEKLEILDMSPLIAEAIYRTAVGESLSALFK